One segment of Anopheles stephensi strain Indian chromosome 3, UCI_ANSTEP_V1.0, whole genome shotgun sequence DNA contains the following:
- the LOC118509321 gene encoding protein tiptop isoform X2 → MMLHEAVMLEIYRQALHASEMASPRCQSRESSSGGGRCPSDESIRSEGDREEQGAGNNLSPVSITLPPTLPPAAAAALLPQHSAAMAAYLNAAVAAQQNRLLLSSPLAAGLASVRNGSPPVLPLRSPTDENDDATVLDFSKKRGSGGGGGDDDDEDDDEDDDGGEGGGAGGAGGRGSRGGEGDGDGDGGSDCGDAVNLSQKSGIGDNSPLDLSVSHRKRTGDEEGASPPPRKTTRSLDYKPAIVTPWSTPVTPQLPYLAAAAVAAAGLSPKNNHHQHAMHADSWNGKHKSVAAAAAAAAAAAAVTNDATKALEKMSELSRLGGEDIYRSPSTGNSGGGGGGGGGGAGGGGRHSAWQSHWLNKGADSAKDVLKCVWCKQSFPSLAAMTTHMKETKHCGVNVPPGGGGGGSGGHAQQPIPPPAQGGNNMGGSGGQSGQGHGTASKPSPSELNMLIKETMPLPRKLVRGQDVWLGKGAEQTRQILKCMWCGQSFRTLAEMTAHMQQTQHYTNIISQEQIISWKSSDSDKSSGGGGGGAGGGPAGAAGGAGPSGGAGPNGGGAGGGGPGGAANAAAAAQTNSHVSAVLTCKVCDQAFSSLKELSNHMVKNAHYKEHIMRSITESGSRRRQTREKRKKSLPVRKLLEMERAQHDYGKNGADTGPNSAAAAAAAVAAAVNAANKPLRDLGAGKISCEKCNEKIETTMFVDHIRQCIGGTALLAAQQQRDKLKSALLSNTIIPPDSISPVTPTGRDGRKSVSDDLASPLSSQKSPLGSDLLSPVSMLTKKDGNGGGGGEKSSSPSVLNAIEQLIEKSFDTRSRHGGSNYSGSGGGGGGGQSSTPLGSSILKRLGIDESVDYTKPLVDPQTMNLLRSYHHQQQQAQYASQQFGRRERSGSESSSISERGSSRMNSLTPEKKFDTPSHSTPRGTPDKPYSEQSDHHHPDGSDLHAQPPIKRELHSDDESPEAETKPAAEQGKIRIKKELMPEEGDDHETDHEMRPPSKAQHRDDRDDQEPPRRSSVASSPAPSPRLSTASVPLSPAASPLSDHHSIASRSTPGAGDCSSKKSSNVSNSLGALSSMFDSLTGAGSGSTGGGDAASSGGSGGKKSSAHPLAALQKLCDKTETPSAGGGGRGSSSSSALLAATTNSSGSRTAPGAILAFSWACNEAVVSEDVAGGTIKCAYCDTTFGSKGAYRHHLSKAHFVNDDVIPDPKVPGGGPGALSLAATSGAQSLKTRSSPAPNSPKSTGSTAPLSLVTGSSTGSSSSSASSTGRESVERRVGHESGNGPSSAKSPPPSQSPAFDESPHSKFLKYTELAKQLSSKYV, encoded by the coding sequence TGAAATGGCCAGCCCTAGATGCCAATCGAGGGAATCGTCGTCGGGTGGTGGGCGCTGTCCATCGGATGAGTCCATCCGCTCGGAGGGGGATCGTGAGGAGCAGGGCGCGGGTAACAACCTGAGCCCGGTTTCGATCACGCTTCCGCCGACGTTACCACCGGCCGCTGCAGCCGCCCTCCTGCCTCAGCATTCGGCCGCCATGGCGGCGTATCTCAACGCAGCAGTTGCAGCACAACAGAACCGGCTGCTGCTGAGTTCGCCGCTAGCCGCAGGTCTCGCCTCGGTTCGGAATGGCTCGCCACCCGTACTACCTCTACGGTCACCGACGGACGAGAACGACGACGCAACGGTGCTGGACTTTAGCAAGAAGCGAGGCtccggtggcggcggtggcgacgatgacgacgaggacgacgacgaggacgacgacggcggTGAAGGTGGTGGAGCAGGGGGAGCGGGAGGACGCGGCAGCCGTGGTGGAGAGGGTGACGGTGATGGAGACGGTGGTAGTGATTGCGGTGATGCGGTCAATCTCAGCCAAAAGTCAGGCATCGGTGACAACAGCCCGCTCGATCTGTCTGTAAGCCATCGGAAGCGGACAGGCGATGAGGAAGGAGCGTCACCACCGCCTCGCAAAACTACCCGTTCGCTCGACTACAAACCAGCCATCGTAACGCCCTGGAGCACTCCGGTCACTCCGCAGCTACCTTATCTGGCtgcggcagcagtagcagctgcTGGTCTTTCGCCGAAGAACAATCACCACCAGCATGCTATGCACGCGGACAGTTGGAACGGTAAGCACAAATCGGtcgcagctgctgcagcagccgctgcggccgctgccgccgtCACCAACGATGCGACGAAGGCGCTGGAAAAGATGTCGGAGCTGAGCCGTTTGGGCGGCGAGGACATCTATCGATCTCCGAGCACCGGCAATTctggtggtggaggcggtggaggtggtggtggtgcgggaGGAGGTGGCCGACACAGTGCCTGGCAGTCGCACTGGCTCAACAAGGGTGCCGACTCGGCGAAGGATGTGTTGAAGTGTGTTTGGTGCAAGCAGAGTTTCCCTTCGCTGGCCGCCATGACAACGCACATGAAGGAGACGAAGCACTGTGGCGTTAATGTGCCTCCTGGCGGTGGCGGAGGCGGCTCGGGTGGACACGCTCAACAACCGATTCCACCACCGGCCCAGGGTGGCAACAACATGGGTGGTTCGGGGGGACAGAGTGGTCAAGGGCACGGTACGGCGTCAAAGCCATCGCCAAGCGAACTCAACATGCTCATCAAAGAGACGATGCCACTGCCGCGGAAGTTGGTGCGCGGTCAGGACGTTTGGTTGGGCAAGGGTGCGGAACAGACGCGTCAGATCCTGAAGTGTATGTGGTGTGGTCAGAGCTTCCGCACGTTAGCTGAAATGACGGCGCACATGCAGCAAACCCAGCACTACACCAACATCATCTCACAGGAGCAGATCATCTCGTGGAAGTCATCCGATTCGGACAAGtcaagtggtggtggtggtggtggggctGGAGGCGGTCCTGCTGGAGCTGCGGGAGGCGCAGGTCCGAGTGGTGGCGCAGGACCGAACGGTGGAGGAGCTGGAGGGGGTGGTCCGGGTGGTGCTGCGAACGCGGCCGCAGctgcacaaacaaacagtcaCGTCAGCGCCGTGCTAACATGCAAAGTGTGTGATCAAGCGTTCTCCTCGCTGAAGGAACTCAGCAATCACATGGTGAAGAACGCACACTACAAAGAGCATATCATGCGATCGATCACCGAGAGTGGCAGTCGTCGGCGGCAGACTCGGGAAAAGCGCAAAAAGTCTTTGCCGGTACGGAAGCTGCTCGAGATGGAGCGTGCCCAGCACGACTACGGCAAGAACGGAGCAGATACTGGTCCGAACTCTGCCGCGGCCGCTGCAGCCGCTGTCGCAGCGGCCGTCAATGCCGCCAACAAACCGCTGCGAGATCTCGGTGCGGGTAAGATAAGCTGCGAGAAATGTAACGAGAAAATCGAAACCACCATGTTTGTCGATCACATTCGGCAGTGCATCGGCGGAACGGCTTTGCTGGCCGCTCAGCAACAGCGTGATAAGCTGAAGAGCGCTCTGCTCTCCAACACCATCATCCCACCCGACTCGATCTCACCCGTTACGCCGACTGGACGCGATGGTCGCAAGAGCGTTAGTGACGACTTAGCATCTCCACTGTCATCCCAGAAGTCACCGCTCGGTTCGGACCTACTGTCGCCGGTGTCAATGCTGACCAAGAAGGATGGTAATGGTGGCGGGGGAGGTGAAAAGAGTTCCTCCCCTTCGGTGCTGAACGCCATCGAGCAGTTGATCGAGAAAAGTTTCGATACGCGATCGCGCCACGGAGGTTCGAACTATTCCGgcagtggcggtggtggaggcggtgGCCAAAGTTCAACGCCGCTTGGGTCCAGCATCCTGAAGCGGCTCGGCATTGACGAGAGTGTAGACTACACCAAACCGCTGGTCGATCCGCAGACAATGAATCTCCTGCGAtcgtaccaccaccaacagcagcaggcacagTACGCTTCGCAACAGTTTGGTCGCCGCGAGCGTAGTGGCAGTGAGTCCAGCTCCATCTCAGAGCGCGGCAGCAGTCGCATGAATTCGTTGACGCCCGAGAAAAAGTTCGACACCCCGAGCCATTCCACACCGCGCGGAACACCGGACAAACCGTACTCGGAGCAGTCCGACCATCATCACCCAGATGGGTCCGATCTTCACGCGCAACCACCGATCAAACGAGAACTGCACAGTGACGACGAATCGCCGGAGGCTGAAACCAAACCGGCAGCCGAGCAAGGCAAGATCCGCATCAAGAAAGAGCTAATGCCAGAGGAGGGCGATGATCACGAAACCGATCACGAGATGCGGCCACCGAGCAAGGCCCAGCATCGGGATGATCGCGACGATCAAGAACCACCGAGACGGAGCAGTGTTGCATCGAGCCCTGCACCCAGTCCACGGCTCTCCACGGCCAGTGTACCGCTGAGTCCAGCAGCCAGCCCACTCAGTGACCATCATTCCATCGCTTCCCGGTCAACGCCGGGCGCCGGCGACTGTAGCTCGAAAAAGTCATCCAACGTCAGCAACAGTCTCGGTGCACTCTCGTCCATGTTCGACAGTTTGACCGGTGCGGGCAGTGGCTCAACCGGTGGCGGTGATGCTGCATCCTCCGGAGGTTCTGGAGGCAAAAAGTCGAGCGCCCATCCGTTGGCCGCCCTGCAGAAGCTTTGTGATAAGACGGAAACACCTTCGGCTGGCGGTGGAGGTCGTGGTAGTTCGAGCAGCTCTGCACTGCTCGCAGCCACTACCAACAGTTCCGGGTCGCGAACGGCTCCTGGGGCCATCCTGGCATTTAGCTGGGCCTGCAACGAAGCCGTCGTGTCGGAGGACGTTGCCGGCGGCACGATCAAGTGTGCGTACTGTGATACAACGTTCGGTTCGAAGGGAGCCTACCGGCACCATCTATCCAAAGCGCACTTCGTGAACGATGATGTCATTCCGGACCCGAAGGTTCCGGGTGGTGGGCCGGGCGCCCTATCTCTGGCCGCAACCAGTGGCGCACAGTCACTTAAGACACGTTCCTCACCCGCGCCGAACTCACCCAAATCGACCGGTTCGACTGCACCGCTGTCACTCGTGACCGGATCCTCGACGGGATCTTCATCCTCATCAGCCTCATCCACCGGTCGGGAGAGTGTGGAGCGCCGCGTTGGCCATGAGTCGGGAAATGGACCTTCGTCGGCCAAAAGCCCACCACCCTCACAGTCGCCCGCGTTCGATGAAAGTCCTCACTCCAAGTTCCTCAAGTACACTGAACTAGCGAAGCAACTTTCGTCCAAGTACGTCTGA